The proteins below come from a single Gossypium raimondii isolate GPD5lz chromosome 2, ASM2569854v1, whole genome shotgun sequence genomic window:
- the LOC128039249 gene encoding AP2-like ethylene-responsive transcription factor TOE2, with product MVFDTRNKGNSHNLDLNLGISPPVSDGPKEKENAGHLQMNNGKSLRAENPAAATFSVPSFQGLAGTSDQPIFWNSAYPRFFPSEERTMVKPVEFDPPQRVPDWPWQMHGQVSTTLMPLFSHAASSRFSFSATPPSTATAILPSKPQNTTAVHSLCFAASISDTINTPQHSRS from the exons ATGGTCTTTGATACCAGGAACAAAG GCAATAGTCACAACCTTGATCTGAACCTGGGGATATCTCCGCCTGTTAGCGATGGTcccaaggaaaaggaaaatgcGGGGCATCTCCAAATGAATAACGGAAAGAGTTTAAGG GCAGAGAACCCTGCAGCTGCAACATTTAGTGTTCCATCTTTCCAAGGGTTAGCGGGGACTTCAGATCAGCCTATTTTCTGGAATAGTGCATATCCGAGATTCTTTCCTAGTGAG GAAAGAACAATGGTGAAACCGGTTGAATTCGATCCTCCACAACGTGTCCCTGATTGGCCGTGGCAAATGCACGGTCAGGTCAGTACTACACTAATGCCACTGTTCTCTCATGCAGCATCATCAAGATTCTCATTCTCAGCTACCCCTCCTTCAACCGCCACTGCCATTCTTCCATCCAAACCTCAAAACACAACAGCAGTCCACAGTCTATGTTTTGCTGCCTCAATCAGTGACACCATCAACACCCCTCAACATAGTCGGTCGTAA